One window from the genome of Candidatus Didemnitutus sp. encodes:
- the glpK gene encoding glycerol kinase GlpK yields the protein MPFVLAVDQSTSATKAMLFATDGRLLDRESRDHVQHYPQPGWVEHDAEEIWQNVLAVVRALLARHEREIADIIGLSLTNQRETVVVFDRATGRPLHRAIVWQCRRSEPLCACAVAAGHEELVQSRTGLRIDPYFSASKLQWLVREHPELRAKLERGEALIGTIDAYLIHRLTGGAVFATDHTNASRTLLFDVRRLRWDEELCALWDVPTRALPEVRESFAPFGTTTLAGALPRPVPICGVMGDSQAALFAHGCFARGSAKVTLGTGSSVLLNLGGEFRRSSQGVVTALAWVRDGVPVYAFEGIVIAAASTLTWLRDQLKLIDSLDGVEAMAAELSDNGGVHLVPAFSGLGLPYWKADARATIVGLTAHSDRRHVVRAAQESIAFQLRDALAALRADAALDISAIHADGGPTRNGFLMQFTADITGAELRLAPFAECSAFGAVTAGLLGLGVVSSLEALAALPRAGRVYRPTMETARVADLVRGWRHAVQQTILAREP from the coding sequence ATGCCCTTCGTCCTCGCCGTCGACCAAAGCACCTCCGCCACGAAGGCGATGCTCTTCGCGACCGACGGCCGGCTGCTCGACCGGGAGTCGCGCGATCACGTGCAGCACTACCCGCAGCCGGGCTGGGTCGAGCACGACGCCGAGGAGATTTGGCAAAACGTCCTCGCTGTCGTGCGCGCGCTGTTGGCGCGGCATGAGCGTGAGATCGCCGATATTATCGGCCTCAGCCTCACGAATCAGCGTGAGACCGTGGTCGTGTTCGATCGCGCCACCGGGCGACCGCTGCACCGCGCGATCGTCTGGCAATGCCGACGCAGCGAGCCGCTCTGCGCCTGCGCGGTCGCGGCCGGGCACGAGGAACTCGTCCAGTCGCGCACCGGTTTGCGGATCGATCCGTATTTTTCCGCGTCGAAGCTCCAGTGGCTCGTGCGCGAGCACCCGGAACTCCGCGCGAAACTGGAGCGCGGCGAGGCGCTCATCGGCACCATCGATGCCTATCTGATCCATCGCCTGACCGGCGGCGCGGTCTTCGCGACCGACCACACGAATGCGAGCCGCACGCTCCTGTTCGACGTGCGCCGGCTGCGGTGGGACGAGGAGCTGTGTGCGCTCTGGGACGTGCCGACACGCGCGTTGCCCGAGGTGCGCGAGAGTTTCGCGCCGTTCGGCACGACGACGCTCGCGGGCGCTTTGCCGCGCCCGGTCCCGATTTGCGGCGTGATGGGCGATTCGCAGGCCGCGCTCTTCGCGCACGGTTGTTTCGCGCGCGGCTCCGCCAAGGTCACGCTGGGCACCGGTTCGTCGGTGCTGCTCAACCTCGGCGGCGAGTTTCGCCGTTCATCGCAGGGTGTCGTGACCGCGCTCGCCTGGGTGCGCGACGGCGTGCCTGTCTACGCGTTCGAGGGCATCGTCATTGCGGCGGCATCCACGCTCACCTGGCTGCGCGACCAGTTGAAGCTGATCGACTCTCTCGATGGCGTCGAAGCGATGGCGGCCGAGCTGTCGGACAACGGTGGCGTGCATCTGGTGCCGGCGTTCTCGGGGCTCGGCCTGCCGTATTGGAAGGCCGATGCGCGCGCGACGATTGTCGGCCTCACGGCGCACAGCGATCGCCGCCATGTGGTCCGCGCGGCGCAGGAGTCGATCGCGTTTCAACTGCGCGATGCGCTGGCGGCGTTGCGCGCCGACGCGGCGCTGGACATCAGCGCAATCCACGCGGACGGCGGGCCGACGAGGAACGGATTTCTGATGCAATTCACCGCGGACATCACCGGCGCGGAGTTGCGGTTGGCGCCGTTCGCGGAGTGTTCGGCCTTCGGCGCCGTGACTGCCGGTTTGCTGGGGTTGGGCGTGGTCTCGTCGCTCGAGGCTCTGGCGGCGCTGCCGCGCGCGGGTCGCGTTTATCGCCCGACAATGGAAACCGCCCGCGTGGCCGACCTCGTTCGAGGCTGGCGTCATGCGGTGCAACAAACGATTCTCGCCCGGGAACCCTGA